The following are encoded together in the Acidovorax sp. KKS102 genome:
- the purN gene encoding phosphoribosylglycinamide formyltransferase: MKNIVILISGGGSNMATIVRTAQQEHWEQRYGARVAAVISNKPEAAGLVFAREQGIATEVLDHKAFASREAFDAELAATIDRHQPALVVLAGFMRILTPGFVAHYAGRLINIHPSLLPAFTGLHTHQRAIDAGCKFAGVTVHQVTAELDVGPILDQAVVPVLPGDTAETLAARVLTQEHVIYPRAVRALVQTL; this comes from the coding sequence ATGAAGAACATCGTCATTCTGATCTCTGGCGGCGGCTCCAACATGGCCACCATCGTCCGCACGGCCCAACAGGAGCACTGGGAGCAGCGCTACGGCGCCCGCGTGGCGGCCGTCATCAGCAACAAACCGGAGGCCGCCGGGCTGGTGTTTGCGCGCGAGCAGGGCATCGCAACGGAGGTGCTGGACCACAAGGCCTTTGCCAGCCGCGAGGCGTTCGATGCCGAGCTGGCCGCCACCATCGACCGACACCAGCCAGCGCTGGTGGTGCTGGCAGGGTTCATGCGCATCCTGACGCCGGGGTTCGTGGCGCACTACGCCGGGCGGCTCATCAACATCCACCCCTCGCTGCTGCCCGCGTTCACCGGGCTGCACACGCACCAGCGCGCCATCGATGCGGGCTGCAAGTTTGCGGGCGTGACGGTGCACCAGGTGACGGCCGAGCTGGATGTGGGCCCCATCCTGGACCAGGCCGTGGTGCCGGTGCTACCGGGCGACACCGCCGAGACGCTGGCCGCCCGGGTGCTGACCCAGGAGCATGTGATTTACCCGCGCGCCGTACGGGCGCTGGTTCAAACGCTGTAG
- a CDS encoding DUF1653 domain-containing protein translates to MTDDDLPELIRTPPGLYRHYKGMLYEVIDTVRHSETLEPMTLYRALYGQRGLWVRPAAMFEEQVLIDGVLQPRFQKCAEGTAPV, encoded by the coding sequence ATGACCGACGACGACCTGCCCGAACTCATCCGCACGCCACCCGGCCTGTACCGCCACTACAAGGGCATGCTCTATGAAGTGATCGACACCGTGCGCCACAGCGAAACGCTGGAACCCATGACGCTGTACCGCGCGCTGTACGGCCAGCGGGGCTTGTGGGTGCGGCCCGCCGCCATGTTTGAGGAGCAGGTGCTGATCGACGGGGTGCTGCAGCCCCGCTTCCAGAAATGCGCAGAGGGGACGGCGCCCGTATAG
- a CDS encoding M48 family metalloprotease, whose protein sequence is MDQADFVHMVRMSEHASADNSRAYRRSVAAFAALGYAWVLGCLALAVGILLCVVPQLLHGRFRLAMVWALLGAGGLLWVSLRALWVRFEAPEGVEITALDAPDLFEALARIRRKIKGPPIHKVTLTGEFNASIQQLPRYGLLGGAVNHLSIGLPLLMALDRPRFLAVLAHEYGHLRGDHGRFAAWIYRTRLSWMRLNHSLADDEGPVAAATQLFMRWYFPRFSAKTFALARQDEYEADRIAGKLLGRDVTAAALAEIEIRGAWLQAEFWGNHWCAAAGNPLPVGPYRSMRRALAKAPDAAFANDALRQALKRLSNLDDTHPSLRDRIEALDATPTLPEWSRGNALALLGPDAKRWVAHFDKQWCRDNASEWKPHHAWLGRVRARAEALGASTVQSSAADLVELARLKRHLDPHADVRALYELALQRSPEYPAALRGLVPCLAEEDREGKLQLLHRLWETGSSDRYWAARTALAELETPRLGLDHDAAAFKQWRKRLERAQESEERAWEELSGTSFFSQIVRHDLSSFELAELQSELARCAPLARCWLVRKNLREYPQRRAYLVFVELPGMDDESRYHLCRALERNLSLPGPALVLWAGESPTLQQIERSAFEPIYSR, encoded by the coding sequence GTGGACCAGGCAGATTTTGTGCACATGGTGCGCATGAGCGAGCATGCCAGCGCCGACAACAGCCGCGCGTACCGCCGCAGTGTGGCCGCGTTTGCGGCGTTGGGTTATGCCTGGGTGCTGGGGTGTCTGGCGCTCGCTGTGGGTATTTTGCTGTGTGTGGTGCCCCAGTTGCTGCATGGGCGCTTTCGTTTGGCGATGGTTTGGGCCTTGCTGGGAGCCGGAGGCCTGCTGTGGGTCAGCCTGCGTGCGCTGTGGGTGCGGTTTGAGGCGCCGGAGGGCGTTGAAATTACCGCGCTGGACGCGCCCGATCTGTTTGAAGCGCTGGCGCGCATCCGTCGCAAAATCAAGGGCCCGCCCATTCACAAGGTCACGTTGACCGGCGAGTTCAATGCCAGCATCCAGCAGTTGCCGCGTTACGGCCTGCTGGGTGGGGCGGTCAACCACCTGAGCATTGGCTTGCCCCTGCTGATGGCGCTGGACCGGCCACGTTTTCTGGCGGTGCTGGCGCACGAGTACGGCCATCTGCGGGGTGACCACGGCCGCTTTGCTGCATGGATCTACCGCACCCGCCTGTCGTGGATGCGCCTGAACCACAGCTTGGCCGACGATGAGGGGCCGGTGGCTGCCGCCACGCAGCTGTTCATGCGCTGGTACTTTCCACGGTTTTCGGCCAAGACCTTTGCACTGGCCCGCCAGGATGAATACGAGGCCGACCGCATCGCTGGCAAGCTGCTGGGCCGCGACGTGACCGCTGCGGCCTTGGCCGAGATCGAGATCCGGGGCGCCTGGCTGCAGGCGGAGTTCTGGGGCAACCACTGGTGTGCAGCAGCGGGCAACCCGTTGCCGGTAGGCCCTTATCGCAGCATGCGCCGTGCCCTGGCCAAGGCCCCCGATGCCGCCTTTGCCAACGATGCCCTGCGCCAGGCGCTCAAGCGTCTGAGCAATCTGGACGACACCCACCCCAGCCTGCGCGACCGCATCGAGGCACTGGACGCCACGCCCACCCTGCCGGAATGGTCGCGCGGCAACGCGCTGGCCCTGCTGGGTCCGGATGCCAAACGCTGGGTGGCCCATTTCGACAAGCAATGGTGCCGCGACAACGCCAGCGAATGGAAGCCGCACCACGCCTGGCTGGGGCGCGTGCGCGCACGCGCCGAGGCCCTGGGTGCATCGACAGTACAGAGCAGCGCTGCGGACCTTGTGGAGCTGGCCCGCCTGAAGCGCCATCTGGACCCGCATGCCGATGTCCGCGCCCTGTACGAGCTGGCGCTGCAGCGCAGCCCCGAATACCCTGCCGCGTTGCGCGGGCTGGTGCCCTGCCTGGCAGAGGAGGATCGGGAGGGCAAGCTGCAGCTGCTGCACCGCCTGTGGGAAACCGGCAGCAGCGACCGTTACTGGGCTGCGCGCACGGCATTGGCCGAACTGGAGACCCCACGCCTGGGGCTGGACCACGATGCGGCCGCTTTCAAGCAATGGCGCAAGCGGCTGGAGCGCGCGCAAGAATCCGAAGAGCGGGCCTGGGAAGAGCTGTCGGGCACCTCGTTCTTCAGCCAGATCGTGCGGCATGATCTCAGCTCGTTCGAGCTGGCCGAGCTGCAGTCTGAGCTGGCCCGCTGCGCACCGCTGGCGCGCTGCTGGCTGGTGCGCAAGAACCTGCGCGAATACCCCCAGCGCAGGGCCTACCTGGTGTTTGTCGAGCTGCCGGGCATGGACGATGAAAGCCGCTACCACCTGTGCCGCGCGCTGGAGCGTAACCTGAGCCTGCCAGGCCCCGCGCTGGTGCTGTGGGCGGGGGAGTCGCCGACCCTGCAGCAGATCGAGCGCTCGGCGTTCGAGCCGATCTACAGCCGCTGA
- a CDS encoding RsmB/NOP family class I SAM-dependent RNA methyltransferase, translated as MHPKVLLDACAELVRLTLTFEHPADAVVSRFFRDNRGLGPRERATLAETVYTVLRKKLLFDHMAPSGSGPKERRLAILGFHGPRDFLKSALTEQEKKWLDQCDAVTVDDLMERHRHNLPEWLVKPLKDQLGDGFWPLVESLAQSAPLDLRVNALKDKRADVQKELAKAGIKAHPTPFSPWGLRIDHKPALTKLDAFTRGAIEVQDEGSQLLALLLDAKRGEMVVDFCAGAGGKTLAIGASMRNTGRLYAFDVSGHRLDALKPRLARSGLSNVHPAAIAHERDDRVKRLAGKIDRVLVDAPCSGLGTLRRNPDLKWRQSPKAIEELVAKQTSILDSAARLLKPGGRLVYATCSILPQENEAIAEAFSAAHPDFLLLDASELLEQLKVEGAKGLCSGGASGSSYLRLWPHLHQTDGFFAAIWAKKD; from the coding sequence ATGCATCCCAAAGTTCTTCTCGACGCCTGCGCCGAACTGGTCAGGCTCACCCTCACGTTTGAACACCCCGCCGACGCGGTGGTGTCACGATTCTTCCGCGACAACCGGGGCCTGGGGCCGCGCGAGCGCGCCACGCTGGCGGAAACGGTCTACACCGTTCTGCGCAAAAAGCTGCTGTTTGACCACATGGCCCCCTCGGGCTCAGGGCCCAAGGAACGCCGTCTGGCCATCCTGGGGTTTCATGGTCCGCGTGATTTTCTCAAGAGCGCTCTGACCGAGCAGGAAAAAAAATGGCTCGACCAGTGCGATGCGGTCACGGTGGACGACCTGATGGAGCGCCATCGCCACAACCTGCCCGAATGGCTGGTCAAACCCCTCAAGGACCAATTGGGCGACGGCTTCTGGCCGCTGGTGGAAAGCCTGGCGCAGAGCGCACCGCTGGATCTGCGTGTCAACGCACTCAAGGACAAGCGCGCCGACGTGCAAAAGGAGCTGGCCAAAGCGGGCATCAAGGCGCATCCCACGCCGTTTTCCCCCTGGGGCCTGCGCATTGACCACAAGCCTGCGCTGACCAAGCTGGACGCCTTCACACGCGGCGCTATCGAGGTGCAGGACGAGGGTTCCCAACTGCTGGCACTGCTGCTGGATGCCAAGCGCGGCGAGATGGTGGTGGATTTTTGTGCCGGGGCCGGGGGCAAGACCCTGGCCATTGGCGCCAGCATGCGCAATACCGGGCGTTTGTACGCTTTTGATGTGTCGGGCCACCGGCTGGATGCACTGAAACCCCGCCTCGCCCGCAGCGGCCTGTCGAACGTGCACCCCGCCGCCATCGCCCATGAGCGCGATGACCGCGTCAAACGCCTGGCAGGCAAGATCGACCGCGTGCTGGTGGACGCGCCCTGTTCGGGTCTGGGCACCTTGCGACGCAACCCGGACCTCAAATGGCGCCAGTCGCCCAAGGCCATCGAAGAACTGGTGGCCAAGCAGACGTCCATTCTGGACAGCGCAGCCCGCCTGCTCAAGCCGGGCGGCCGCTTGGTGTATGCCACTTGCAGCATCCTGCCGCAAGAAAACGAGGCCATTGCCGAGGCGTTCAGTGCCGCCCACCCGGACTTCCTGTTGTTGGACGCCAGCGAGCTGCTGGAGCAACTCAAGGTCGAAGGCGCCAAGGGTTTGTGCAGCGGCGGCGCATCGGGCAGTAGTTATTTGCGCTTGTGGCCCCATCTGCACCAGACTGACGGATTCTTTGCGGCCATCTGGGCCAAGAAGGACTGA
- a CDS encoding fatty acid desaturase: MLLPDWAVLNAAIDWLGHGLWNLAWWQIVLYALATTHITIAAVTIFLHRAQAHRALDLHAIPSHFFRFWLWIGTGMVTKEWVAIHRKHHAKCETVDDPHSPQTRGLDTVMWRGAELYRAESKNMETIKKFGHGTPDDWMERNVYTRYGWQGVGLMLILDLALFGALGAAVWAVQMLWIPFWAAGVVNGVGHYWGYRNFEAQDASTNLSPWGIIIGGEELHNNHHTYPTSAKFSVKPYEFDIGWVYISLMKKIGWATVKKVPPKLQLGDVKPVADEKTLEALIANRYEVMAGYARGVRQACRDEIAALQARQADVSVLKAAKRWLHRDAEKVPAGALPQLAQARAASPTLDKMVTMREELRQLWLNTSQSREQLTADLQAWCRRAEESGVAALREFSIRLRAARA, encoded by the coding sequence ATGCTGTTACCCGACTGGGCTGTACTGAACGCCGCCATTGACTGGCTGGGACATGGGTTGTGGAACCTGGCCTGGTGGCAGATCGTGTTGTACGCCCTTGCCACGACCCACATCACCATCGCAGCGGTCACGATCTTTCTGCACCGCGCTCAGGCCCACCGCGCGCTGGACCTGCACGCCATCCCCTCGCATTTCTTCCGCTTCTGGCTATGGATTGGGACCGGCATGGTCACCAAGGAATGGGTGGCCATCCACCGCAAGCACCACGCCAAATGCGAAACCGTGGACGACCCGCACAGCCCCCAGACCCGTGGGCTGGACACCGTGATGTGGCGCGGCGCCGAGCTGTACCGCGCCGAGTCCAAGAACATGGAAACGATCAAGAAATTCGGTCACGGCACGCCCGATGACTGGATGGAGCGCAATGTTTACACCCGCTACGGCTGGCAAGGCGTGGGCCTGATGCTCATTCTGGACCTGGCCCTGTTCGGCGCTCTGGGCGCGGCAGTGTGGGCGGTGCAGATGCTCTGGATTCCGTTCTGGGCCGCCGGTGTGGTCAATGGCGTGGGTCACTACTGGGGCTACCGCAACTTTGAGGCGCAGGACGCCAGCACCAATTTGTCCCCCTGGGGCATCATCATCGGTGGCGAAGAGCTGCACAACAACCACCACACGTACCCCACGTCGGCCAAGTTCTCGGTCAAGCCCTATGAGTTCGACATTGGCTGGGTGTACATCAGCCTCATGAAGAAAATCGGCTGGGCTACGGTGAAGAAGGTGCCGCCCAAGCTGCAATTGGGCGATGTGAAGCCCGTGGCCGACGAAAAGACTTTGGAAGCCTTGATCGCCAACCGCTACGAAGTGATGGCTGGCTATGCACGCGGCGTGCGGCAGGCTTGCAGGGACGAGATTGCCGCGCTGCAGGCGCGTCAGGCCGACGTGTCGGTGCTCAAAGCGGCCAAGCGCTGGCTGCACCGCGATGCCGAGAAGGTGCCAGCGGGCGCCTTGCCGCAGTTGGCGCAGGCCCGTGCGGCATCTCCGACGCTCGACAAGATGGTGACCATGCGCGAAGAACTGCGTCAGCTATGGTTGAACACCTCCCAGTCCCGCGAGCAGCTGACTGCTGACCTGCAAGCCTGGTGCCGCCGTGCGGAAGAAAGTGGTGTGGCGGCCCTGCGCGAGTTCTCCATCCGGCTGCGCGCTGCGCGTGCCTGA
- the rpmG gene encoding 50S ribosomal protein L33 has translation MASKGGRDKIKLESTAGTGHFYTTTKNKKTMPEKMAIMKFDPKARKHVEYKEMKLK, from the coding sequence ATGGCAAGCAAAGGCGGACGCGACAAGATCAAGCTGGAATCCACTGCGGGTACCGGCCACTTCTACACCACGACCAAGAACAAGAAGACCATGCCCGAGAAGATGGCGATCATGAAGTTTGATCCCAAGGCTCGCAAGCACGTGGAATACAAGGAAATGAAGCTGAAGTAA
- the rpmB gene encoding 50S ribosomal protein L28, producing MARVCDVTGKKPMTGNNVSHANNKTKRRFLPNLQYRRFWVESENRWVRLRVSSAALRLIDKNGIDSVLADLRARGQA from the coding sequence ATGGCACGCGTCTGCGACGTAACGGGCAAGAAGCCCATGACTGGGAACAACGTTTCCCACGCCAACAACAAAACCAAGCGCCGGTTCCTGCCGAACCTGCAATACCGCCGTTTCTGGGTCGAGAGCGAAAACCGCTGGGTGCGCCTGCGTGTTTCGAGCGCTGCCCTGCGTTTGATCGACAAGAACGGTATCGACTCGGTGCTCGCAGACCTGCGTGCCCGTGGCCAGGCTTAA
- the trxB gene encoding thioredoxin-disulfide reductase: MSTTQHAKVLILGSGPAGYTAAVYAARANLNPVLITGMAQGGQLMTTTEVDNWPADVHGVQGPDLMQRFLEHAERFKTQIIFDHINKVDFSKRPFTLTGDSGTYTCDALILATGASAKYLGLPSEEAFMGKGVSGCATCDGFFYRDQDVCVVGGGNTAVEEALYLSNIARKVTLVHRRDKFKAEPILVDKLHEKVAAGKIELKLFHTLDEVLGDNTGVTGIRIKSTQDGSTQDIKLQGCFIAIGHAPNTEIFQGQLEMENGYIITQGGLKGFATQTSVPGVFAAGDVQDHVYRQAITSAGTGCMAALDAQRFLEQEA; encoded by the coding sequence ATGTCCACCACCCAACACGCGAAAGTTCTGATCCTCGGCTCTGGCCCTGCGGGCTACACCGCAGCGGTTTATGCCGCGCGCGCCAACCTGAACCCGGTGCTGATCACCGGCATGGCCCAGGGCGGCCAGCTGATGACCACGACCGAGGTGGACAACTGGCCCGCCGATGTGCACGGTGTGCAGGGCCCGGACCTGATGCAGCGCTTTTTGGAGCACGCAGAACGCTTCAAGACCCAGATCATCTTCGACCACATCAACAAGGTCGATTTCAGCAAGCGCCCCTTCACCCTGACGGGCGACAGCGGCACCTACACCTGTGACGCACTGATCCTGGCCACCGGCGCATCGGCCAAATACCTGGGCCTGCCGTCGGAAGAAGCTTTCATGGGCAAGGGCGTGTCCGGCTGCGCCACCTGCGACGGTTTCTTCTACCGCGACCAGGACGTTTGCGTGGTGGGTGGCGGCAATACCGCCGTGGAGGAAGCGCTGTACCTGTCTAACATCGCCCGCAAGGTCACCCTGGTGCACCGCCGCGACAAGTTCAAGGCCGAGCCCATCCTGGTGGACAAGCTCCATGAGAAGGTCGCAGCGGGCAAGATCGAGCTCAAACTGTTCCACACCCTGGACGAGGTGCTGGGCGACAACACGGGCGTGACAGGCATCCGCATCAAGAGCACCCAGGACGGCAGCACGCAAGACATCAAGCTGCAGGGCTGCTTCATCGCCATCGGCCATGCGCCCAACACCGAAATCTTCCAGGGCCAGCTGGAGATGGAAAACGGCTACATCATCACCCAGGGCGGACTCAAGGGTTTTGCAACCCAGACCAGCGTGCCCGGCGTGTTTGCCGCCGGCGATGTGCAGGACCATGTGTACCGCCAAGCCATCACCAGCGCGGGCACGGGCTGCATGGCCGCACTGGACGCGCAGCGCTTCCTCGAGCAAGAAGCTTGA
- a CDS encoding Crp/Fnr family transcriptional regulator, which produces MSTMLSNLDLLRRVPLFSLLTVAQAEVISGAVIKRRFKRGEALVEQGQKSNALFILLTGRARVMTSDSRGREVILATLAQGDYLGEMSIIDNEPHSATVRAEVQTDVLMLGRAEFARCLTENASMSLVVMRGLVKRLRHADRKIESLALLDVYGRVAHALLDFAVADAQGQLLIKEKISRQDLAKMVGASREMVSRVMKDLEERGFIEALPNGATLLKDRLNALG; this is translated from the coding sequence ATGTCCACGATGTTGTCCAACCTCGACCTGCTGCGCCGGGTGCCCTTGTTTTCGCTGCTGACGGTGGCGCAGGCGGAGGTGATCAGCGGCGCGGTGATCAAGCGCCGCTTCAAGCGGGGCGAAGCGCTGGTGGAGCAGGGGCAAAAGTCCAATGCCTTGTTCATCCTGCTCACCGGCCGCGCCCGGGTCATGACCTCGGACAGCCGGGGGCGCGAGGTGATTCTGGCCACGCTGGCCCAGGGCGACTACCTGGGCGAGATGAGCATCATCGACAACGAACCCCATTCGGCCACCGTGCGTGCCGAAGTGCAGACCGACGTGCTGATGCTGGGGCGTGCAGAGTTTGCGCGCTGCCTGACGGAAAACGCCTCTATGTCGCTGGTGGTGATGCGAGGGCTGGTCAAGCGCTTGCGCCATGCCGATCGCAAGATTGAGTCACTCGCGTTACTGGATGTGTACGGCCGGGTCGCCCACGCCTTGCTGGATTTTGCGGTCGCCGATGCACAAGGGCAGTTGCTGATCAAGGAAAAAATCTCGCGCCAGGACCTGGCCAAGATGGTGGGCGCGTCCCGCGAGATGGTGAGCCGGGTGATGAAAGACCTGGAGGAGCGTGGCTTCATCGAAGCGTTGCCCAATGGGGCCACCTTGCTCAAGGACCGGCTGAACGCCTTGGGCTGA